The following proteins are co-located in the Candidatus Bathyarchaeota archaeon genome:
- a CDS encoding nucleotidyl transferase AbiEii/AbiGii toxin family protein — protein MKREYDFNELALKHGFDVREIEKVCRISDFLEDISAIKFLRDRLSLYGGTAFTFIYSKEILRLSTDLDLNYRHLDMKDWGEVRSEIDERMKALLYRQRYEKSNIAISPSYPLSRITVKYTNTLGTKDNFTIETGYMRRIPILKTDTLAAFKHVGTQETFPIKTPIKEELFANKWCTLLYRGTPRDLFDVYKMTPTKMDPEVFRKCAIIDSLMRRKPRLYEINIEETISGIPIDSSLRNLLQTRKLAEYNFNEMKEKTTKFSNEVIANLTKNEVKAISQFFELKAFEPNLVDEKGIFHEKIKAHPAILWALAKLTQHML, from the coding sequence TTGAAAAGAGAGTATGACTTTAACGAGCTTGCACTCAAACATGGCTTTGACGTTCGTGAAATAGAAAAAGTCTGTAGAATTTCTGACTTCCTTGAAGACATTTCAGCCATAAAATTCCTTAGGGACCGCCTCTCCCTTTATGGCGGAACAGCCTTCACGTTTATCTACTCGAAGGAAATCCTACGTCTCTCCACCGATTTGGACCTAAACTACCGCCACTTAGACATGAAGGACTGGGGAGAAGTAAGAAGCGAAATTGACGAGAGAATGAAAGCTCTACTCTACAGACAAAGATACGAAAAATCCAACATAGCCATAAGCCCAAGTTATCCGCTGTCGAGAATCACCGTAAAATACACGAATACTCTTGGAACAAAGGATAACTTCACCATCGAGACAGGATACATGAGAAGAATCCCGATCCTCAAAACGGACACACTGGCAGCTTTCAAACATGTAGGCACACAGGAAACATTCCCGATAAAAACTCCAATAAAAGAGGAGCTCTTCGCGAACAAATGGTGCACCCTTCTCTATCGAGGAACACCAAGAGACCTCTTCGATGTTTACAAAATGACGCCAACGAAAATGGACCCCGAAGTATTCCGAAAATGCGCAATCATTGATAGTCTAATGCGCAGAAAACCAAGGCTCTACGAGATTAACATTGAGGAGACAATCAGCGGAATTCCCATAGACTCCAGCCTGAGAAACTTGTTGCAGACAAGGAAACTTGCGGAATACAACTTCAACGAGATGAAGGAAAAAACCACAAAATTCAGCAACGAAGTAATCGCAAATCTAACAAAAAATGAGGTGAAGGCGATTAGCCAATTTTTTGAACTTAAAGCATTTGAGCCAAACTTAGTCGATGAAAAAGGAATTTTCCACGAAAAGATAAAGGCGCATCCTGCTATCTTGTGGGCTCTGGCTAAACTGACCCAACACATGCTTTGA